The following coding sequences are from one Dreissena polymorpha isolate Duluth1 chromosome 8, UMN_Dpol_1.0, whole genome shotgun sequence window:
- the LOC127842653 gene encoding uncharacterized protein LOC127842653 isoform X3, producing the protein MKTQSCLIAVAMIVTMVMAEDCPTNTVNAECTHMTCADGFHKECINTNSGYVLQTDCRDTADRTCNKRWHCVDNWCRCF; encoded by the exons ATGAAAACCCAATCCTGCTTGATTGCTGTCGCCATGATTg TTACGATGGTAATGGCGGAGGATTGCCCAACCAACACCGTAAATGCAGAATGCACCCATATGACTTGTGCAGACGGTTTCCACAAGGAATGCATAAACA CCAACTCAGGATACGTGCTACAAACCGACTGCCGTGACACCGCGGATCGAACCTGCAACAAGAGGTGGCACTGCGTAGACAACTGGTGTCGCTGCTTCTGA
- the LOC127842653 gene encoding serine protease inhibitor Cvsi-2-like isoform X1 yields MKTQSCLIAVAMIVTMVMAEDCPTNTVNAECTHMTCADGFHKECINSMCTCSTNSGYVLQTDCRDTADRTCNKRWHCVDNWCRCF; encoded by the exons ATGAAAACCCAATCCTGCTTGATTGCTGTCGCCATGATTg TTACGATGGTAATGGCGGAGGATTGCCCAACCAACACCGTAAATGCAGAATGCACCCATATGACTTGTGCAGACGGTTTCCACAAGGAATGCATAAACAGTATGTGTACGTGCTCAA CCAACTCAGGATACGTGCTACAAACCGACTGCCGTGACACCGCGGATCGAACCTGCAACAAGAGGTGGCACTGCGTAGACAACTGGTGTCGCTGCTTCTGA
- the LOC127842653 gene encoding uncharacterized protein LOC127842653 isoform X2 — translation MKTQSCLIAVAMIVTMVMAEDCPTNTVNAECTHMTCADGFHKECINSMSNSGYVLQTDCRDTADRTCNKRWHCVDNWCRCF, via the exons ATGAAAACCCAATCCTGCTTGATTGCTGTCGCCATGATTg TTACGATGGTAATGGCGGAGGATTGCCCAACCAACACCGTAAATGCAGAATGCACCCATATGACTTGTGCAGACGGTTTCCACAAGGAATGCATAAACAGTATGT CCAACTCAGGATACGTGCTACAAACCGACTGCCGTGACACCGCGGATCGAACCTGCAACAAGAGGTGGCACTGCGTAGACAACTGGTGTCGCTGCTTCTGA